A segment of the Microbulbifer sp. THAF38 genome:
AGAAATCGAGTTCATCCCCGACCGGCTCATCGAAGAGCCGGTTGTTTTCCGGGGCCTGACCGATACCGAAGTAGTAGTGATCATTGTGGCCGCAATCATATTTTGGATTCCCGCCTGTGTAATCCTACTCATCCCATTTGGTTGGGCGTTGTTCGGGGTAGGTATTGGTTTTGGTATGGCCATTGGTACTTTGTTGGTTGCTGGTAAATACCTTCAAGGACTCAAACGCCGCATGCCTGACGGACTTCACATCGTTTATCTGAAAAAGATAGCCCAGAAAAAGTACTCACTCTTCAATTTTGGTTACATCGAGACATCACAGAGTTGGGATATCCGACGAGAACAACCCGTTAAAAAAATCAACATGGAGCCTAAGGAGTAGGCTAGATGGCAAGATTAAAAAAAGCGTTAAATGGTCGGGATTCTCACATACTGACCCTGAGAATTCTCATAGGTACATTGACAGTCGCGCTACTGTATTGCATCGCTGGTTGGAAGGCTGCACCTGAGCACATCAAGATCGACATTCCACCCGATCTACGTTCTGGATCAACACGTGGGATTCAAGAGCGTCACCCTTTCAATATCTATGCGTTCGGCTATTACATCTTTCAACAAATGAACAACTGGCCAGTTGAAGGAATTGCTGACTATAAAAAGCAAATTGATCGCTTGAGCTGCTACATCACACCACGCTTTAAAGGCGAGTTAGAGCGTGATTACCAGCAGCGTCTGAAAAGGCACGAACTAAACCGTACCAGAGCACTACAGGAAATGCCTGAGCGTCCATATAACGACAAACGTGTTTATATCGAGTCCGAGGATTCATGGGTTGCCTTTTACGATGTGAACGTCAAAGAAACCTTCCGCTCTGAAATAGTGAAAGACATCTTCATTCGCTATCCCGTTCGTGTGGTTCGCTGGGATGTAGATCCGGAATGCAACTTGTGGGGCCTTGCCCTCGATGGTTTCTACCGAAATCCGAAACGCCTTGAAGGCAGCCAGCAAGAAAATGAGAACGTTCAAGACACAAGCGGCGAAGTGGCGGGGAGATAATTATGAATAATTTTCTTAGCAAAACTGCATTCATTTTTATTGTCATTGGTCTCTATAGCGGAACCACCCTGGCAACAGAGATAATTCACTACAGCAACCTTCCTGTCGCCATTGAATTGCGTAAGGGCGAAGAGCGCAGCATTCAATTTGGCGATCATGTGCAAGTGGGCATTACTAAAGGCCAAATGGTAAAGAACCTATTTCGGGTGCAGTCTGCTCAGGGCGCCATTCACCTACTGCCATATAACGAGTTCGACAAGCAAAGAATCCAGGTGAAGAGACT
Coding sequences within it:
- a CDS encoding TIGR03750 family conjugal transfer protein, with translation MTDPGMNGREIEFIPDRLIEEPVVFRGLTDTEVVVIIVAAIIFWIPACVILLIPFGWALFGVGIGFGMAIGTLLVAGKYLQGLKRRMPDGLHIVYLKKIAQKKYSLFNFGYIETSQSWDIRREQPVKKINMEPKE
- a CDS encoding PFL_4703 family integrating conjugative element protein, producing the protein MARLKKALNGRDSHILTLRILIGTLTVALLYCIAGWKAAPEHIKIDIPPDLRSGSTRGIQERHPFNIYAFGYYIFQQMNNWPVEGIADYKKQIDRLSCYITPRFKGELERDYQQRLKRHELNRTRALQEMPERPYNDKRVYIESEDSWVAFYDVNVKETFRSEIVKDIFIRYPVRVVRWDVDPECNLWGLALDGFYRNPKRLEGSQQENENVQDTSGEVAGR